The following nucleotide sequence is from Anabaena sphaerica FACHB-251.
GATTTAATTCTGCTGGATATTAATATGCCTAAGATGAATGGCTATGAAGTTTATCGGCAATTGAAAACTCAGGAAAAAACCGCCAATATTCCCATAATTTTCATGGGTACTCTGGATCAAGTTATAAATAAAATTAGGAACTTTGATATTCCTATAATAGACTGCATCACCAAACCTTTTCAAGAATCAGAAATATTATCACGGGTTGAAAGTAAATTAATTGTTTACCAAAAACATCTAGAAATTATAGCCTACAATCAACGGTTAGACCAAGAAAAAGAGGAACATAAAAGGTTTACAAAAGCTTTAATTACAGCTAATCAGAATTTACAATCAGTTGTTCTTGTAGATGCTGTGACGAAAGTGGCCAATCGGAGAAAGTTTGATGAATATTTAAATTTGCAATGGCAAAAACTAGCCAGTGAAAAATTACCTCTTTCTCTATTAATTTGTAATTTGGATTTTGCCAATAACTATAATAATGCTGATATTGATCTCACAGCAGATAATTTTTTACAGCAAATAGCTACAGAAATTAAATCAGAGGTTAAACGCTCGACTGATTTAGTCGCCAGCTATGAAAATGAAAAATTTGCTGTAATTCTCCCCAATACAAATTCTCAAGGTGCAGTTTATGTATCAATGTTAATTCAAAAAAAAGTAAATAGCCTAAAAATTAATAACACCCCATTCATAGAAAATGATTTTCTCACATTGGCTATAGGAGTAGCAACTATTTTTCCTAGTGTTAAGAAGACTCCAAAGACTTTGATTCATATGGTAGAAAAAGCACTTAATTTTGAAAAAATACAACGAACAACAAAACTATAGAGGCAAAGGTTTAAGGTGAAAAACTCCGTGCAGTATTGGATTATATCCCCCCTTAACCCCCTTAAAGAAGGGGAAATTAGTCCTTGCAGGTCAACTTAAGAGGATGTTTGTAAAGTCTAATATTGTATCGACATCCCTCTTTAAAAGACTTTGATTCCAGTTTTCCCCTTATTAAGGTTCCCTGACTTCTCAAAGAAGTTGGGATCTATATTATCAAGGTGTATTGGGGTGATATGTTACCGAAATTTATGAACTAAATCATAAAAAGGTTGCCAATTATCTTCTTGAACAATTGGTTCCCAAATTGATTCAATCACAGGCCTTAATAAATTAGCTTGGGGATTATATTTAGCTAGATTTCGGGAAATTATCTCCATTTGATTGGGGTCGAAATTATTGAGAACTTTATGAAAAAGCACACACCAATTATCAAACAGTGTGGATGCTCCCACAGTGGGTACAATCTCAGAATCATTCATCACAAAAGCTGGTTCATCACGCCATTTAATTGTAAAGGTGCGAGCTAGATCAGAGAAAAATTGATGATAACCAATTTGACTATCTTTTAAAAAGGCTATTGTTAATTCTAATAAATCATCAGCTTCCGCAAATTGCAAATCCTCAAAACCCAACTTTTTCAACATCAAATTCCGATATTCAGCCTGATAATATTCGGCAAACCTAGCTAAACCACTTTGTAAATCACCAATATCAATTATTACTTTTAAAGGTTCTTGCAGCATTTCTAAATTCAAATGGCAAATGCTTGGTTGCTGACCGTAACAATAGCGTCGATAATAGTCGAAGTATGCAGCAGTAAAGTATAAATCATAAGTAGGAATAAAAGCATATGGTCCATAGTCAAAACTTTCCCCTGTAATTGACATATTATCAGTATTCAAAACTGCATGACAAAAACCAGCCGCCATCCACTGCGCTACTAATTCCGCTACTCGCTTCACTAATTCTGCATAAAAAAGAGCATATTTATCATTTTCATCTTTGAGGTTTTGGTAATATTGCTCAATCACATGATCTAACAACTTTTGAGTTAAATCAGGACGTTTTAAATAGTGCAGTCTCTCAAAAGTTCCAAACCGGATATGAGATTTACTCATCCGTATCATTACTGATGAACGAGTTGGAGAAGGTTCATCTCCACGCCATAAACCTAAACCGGTTTCAATCATACTCAAACAGCGAGAAGTTCTCACCCCTAAGCGGTGTAGGGCTTCTGCTGCAAGAACTTCCCGTACTCCACCTTTGAGAGTAAGCATACCGTCACCACCACGGGAGTAAGGTGTTCTCCCTGATCCTTTTGTCCCAAAGTCGTATAATTCGCCATCAATTCCTCTTACTTGTCCATACAAAAAACCTCTACCATCACCCAACTGGGAGTTATATTCACCAAATTGATAACCGTGATAACGCAGGGCTAAAAAAGGTTTTCTTCCTTGGAATTTACCAAAAGCCGTGATAAAATCTTCATCTTTGACTACTTGAGGATCAAGTCTTAAATGCGGTAATATTGCATCATTACGCCAACGCAGTATAAGTTGAGGAAATTCCTCGGCGACAACTTCATCATAATAGTCACTACCTAGAGATTCTAAGGCGCTTTCGTAGTTGAGAGATAGTAAAGGATTACTAGAATTACTAGAATTGGTTTGGTTGGGATTTTCAGCAAGTGTCATTTTTAGTAATTTTTAATTTGTTCTTCTCTTCATCTTACATCTGAGATAATTCGTAATTCGTAATTCGTAATTATTTAATTCTGCCTCCTGACTCCTGAGTTCTGACTCCTGACTGCTAACTAAGGTTTCCAGTTATGATTAGTCAAACTAGTGAGCATGTGATCTTCCCATTTACCATTAATTAATAAATAGTCTCTAGCATATCCTTCAATTACAAAACCCAGTCTTTTTAATACATTACCACTGCGGCGATTATGAGGCATATAATTGGCCATGATGCGGTGAAAATTTAATTCTTGAAATATATATTCAGTGCCGGCTTTTAAAGCTTCTGTCATGTAACCATAACCTTGTGCTGCTTCTGCTAGGCTATATCCAACATTACAAAAACTAGCGGCTCCGCGCACAAAACTACTAAAATTGACAACACCAATAATTTCCTTGGGGTTGATTTGGTGATATATAAATAATCTTAAGGCGCAGTCGTGAATTAATTCCAGATGATATTGTTCAATTTGATATTGCCAATATTCTGCTGTGAAAAAACCATCAACCCAAGTGGGAAAAAATGGGGTAAGATAGGCTTTATTAATAGTAAAATATTGGATAATTTGTGGTATATCTTCTGGAATCGCCACTCTTAATAACAGACGATTGGTTGTGATTAGTGGCAGTTCTGATTTCATACACTAGAATTATTAATTTTGTGTATTTTTGTGTATTTTAGTAACAATCTACAAAAGGATAGCGATGGTGGGAATACGCTACGATTGGCAGCAAGATGAAATTTTGGCAATATATAATACACCATTTCTAGAGCTTATTTATCAAGCTGCTAGTGTGCATCGCCAATTTCATAACCCAAAACAAATACAAGTTTGTAAGCTGATCTCTATTAAAACAGGTGGTTGTTCCGAAGATTGTAGTTACTGCGCTCAATCTTCTCGGTATAAAACAGAGGTAAAGCCGGAAGCACTGTTAGAAAAAGAAACGGTGCTGAAGATTGCTCAGAAAGCGAAAGAAACCGGTGTAAGTCGGGTTTGTATGGGTGCTGCTTGGCGGGAAGTGCGGGATAATTCCCAGTTTGAGGAAGTCCTGGATATGGTAAAGGATGTTACCTCCATGGGTTTAGAGGTTTGCTGCACTTTGGGAATGTTAAGTGCAAATCAAGCTAAACGGTTAGAAGATGCGGGACTGTATGCTTATAATCATAACTTGGATACTTCCCAGGAATATTACAGCACTGTAATTACTACTCGCACTTATGGCGATCGCTTGCAAACAATTGACAATGTGCGCCAAACTAATGTGACTGTCTGCTCTGGTGGTATTCTCGGTTTGGGTGAAAGCGTCGCAGATCGGGTAGGAATGTTATACACTCTCTCCAATTTACAACCCCATCCAGAATCTGTACCGATTAATATTCTCTCACAAGTTCCCGGTACACCTTTGGCAGATCAGCCGGAAGTACCAATTTGGGAAGTGGTGCGGATGATTGCTACCGCTAGAATTATTATGCCTAATTCGGATGTGCGGTTGAGTGCTGGTAGGGCGAAACTTTCCCAAGTTGAACAAGCTTTATGCTTTATGGCTGGAGCTAATTCCATCTTTTCCAGCGATGATAACAAAATGTTAACGGTGACAACTCCCTGTCCTGATTATGATGCAGACCGGGAAATGTTGAATTTGCTGGGTTTGGAAATGCGTCCACCTTTTCAAAAGCAGGAAAAAACACCTGCTGCTGTGACTGTTTAGATCCCCCCAACCCACGCCAGTTCGCACAACGGGGGGAACCCCCGCAAGCGACTGGCTTCCCTTAAAAAAGGGGGGCTTTTGTAGGGTTTTAGGGTGAATAATTAGGAATTAAATGATCTTGGCAGAACGCAGACCAAATAATAAACCTACGGAGATACCCATAAACACGCCTAAAAATACAATGTATTCAACTACAGCCATTTGCGTTTCTCCAGAATTTAGTTCACTAAATCTATTGAATCATGGGAATAGGTTACAGGGAACAAGTGACAGGTGACAGAGAAATAACCAATCACCAATTACCAATTACCAAACTACGGTAAAATACGCGCACGAGTGATTATATCAGGGTTTTTAAATGAGTTCTGTAATTAAAGTAGATATACCAGAAAAGTCTTATGAGATAAGTGTTGCGCCTGGGAGTTTGGATCAACTAGGTGAACAGATGGCGAGTTTGAAACTAGGTAAGAAGGTGTTGCTAGTTTCTAACCCGATGATATTTAAACATTATGGCGAAAGAGCGATCGCATCCTTACAAAATGCCGGTTTTGAAGTTGTCAGCTACAACCTTCCACCAGGTGAACGCTACAAAACCCTGAACTCCATCCAAAAAATTTATGATATCGCCCTGGAAAATCGTCTAGAACGTTCCTCCACAATGGTAGCTTTAGGGGGAGGTGTAGTTGGTGATATGACTGGGTTTGCTGCTGCTACATGGTTAAGAGGAATTAACGTTGTCCAAATTCCTACCAGCCTCTTAGCAATGGTAGATTCGGCTATTGGTGGTAAAACCGGGGTAAATCATCCCCACGGTAAAAATTTAATTGGTGCGTTCCATCAACCCAGTTTAGTCTTGATTGATCCAGAAGTCTTAAAAACCTTACCAGCGCGGGAATTTAGAGCGGGAATGGCGGAAGTGATCAAGTACGGCGTAATTTGGGACGCTGAATTGTTTACTCAATTGGAAGCAAGTAAACACCTTGACCAACTCCGCTATCTAAAATCCGACCTGATAAATTACATATTAACTCATTCTTGTCAAGGGAAAGCAGAAGTTGTCAGCAAAGATGAAAAAGAATCTGGACTGCGGGCAATTCTTAACTATGGTCATACTATCGGTCATGCTGTGGAAAGCTTAACCAATTATCGTCTGTTGAAACACGGTGAAGCTGTGGGCATTGGTATGGTAGCAGCTGGTGAAATCGCTGTGAAATTAGGGCTTTGGCAGAAAGCAGATGCAGAACGTCAAAATGCGCTGATTAAAAAATCTGGTTTACCGACACAATTACCAGCAGATTTAGATATTGAAACGATTATTGATGCTTTGCAATTAGATAAAAAGGTCAAATCTGGGAAAGTGCGGTTTGTGTTACCAACCCAAATTGGTGAAGTGAAAGTAACAGACGAAGTACCAACAGATACTATTAGGCAGGTATTACAGGAAATGGCAAGTTAGAAAATACTCATCTAAATATATAAAGGTAAAACGTAAGACCTGCATCCGCAGGTTTTTATAAATATTGGACAATCTCGGATCATTAACATCTGAATTATGTTTATTCACACTATCTCAAAAGGAAAGAAATTATGCTCAAAAGCATTCAGTGAATTAATCATAACAGTTAATACCAATTCTTGATGATAACTTGCGTGCCATAAAGCCATAGCTTTAGAAAAAAACTGACAATGAAATCACTGTTTACCACGACCTCGACTTTCTAACTGGAACCTCGACACAAGTGGATGAACAGGAGTTTGTAAATAATGCTAAAGACTTTAATAAAATTGATGAAGATTTGCTGTTTAATGTAACACTTGTGTAAGTCCTACTTAATATTCTAACGGACTGGATATTTCTCATAAAGCTCAAAAAGAGAGTTTAAACATCAATCCTGAATTATTTACTGCTTAGAAAGCCAATTTGGGCTTTTTTTAGGCTAAATTGCTCTATAAACCCCTATAATAACCTGAAAAAGAAATCAGGTATTAATACGGTTAATAATAGCAATGGATAGTTTTAATATCTGCATAGGGTGAATCTCTTAAATACTTCCTCAGGACAACTATGCCTACTATTATCACTTCCGCTACCTTTACATCTTGGGATGCTTTATTCAACAATTTAGAGTCTAAAGGTTATATAATTCTTGACTTATTAGAAAGTCAGCTAGAAGAAGCAATTACCAATGTTAGTAGTGTTATCGTCGAAAATGTTGACGATAATGTAGTCAGAATTAACTACCAACAATCGAATAATTCCTATGTTTTAGATTTTAGTGAAATTCTCCCTTCAGTCCCAATTATCAAAGATTTTCAATTTGTTACACCGGAAATTTATTTTGCGAAAACCCAAAGTGACATTGAACATGATGTTTTAGGCGAAATTGGTCTAGGAAAGGGTTTAAATATCATTACCCAGTTTGATTTATCAGAAATCCAACTTGCCCCAGTTGCGTATATTGATCAAATTTTTGATTTAGGAAAAATCAACGTTCAATTAAGCATCGATCCCGATGGAGCAGCAAACCTAAACGGGACATGGAAAAAAGAAATCACTATATTTGAATTGGGAGGTTTTAGTATTGAATTTGTAGATCCTGCTCTTGATT
It contains:
- a CDS encoding response regulator, whose product is MLMSMSKSKLDHNNRLILLVDDSPEYLRLLSKILKSKGFNVEKTVNGKTAIEIAKNQCPDLILLDINMPKMNGYEVYRQLKTQEKTANIPIIFMGTLDQVINKIRNFDIPIIDCITKPFQESEILSRVESKLIVYQKHLEIIAYNQRLDQEKEEHKRFTKALITANQNLQSVVLVDAVTKVANRRKFDEYLNLQWQKLASEKLPLSLLICNLDFANNYNNADIDLTADNFLQQIATEIKSEVKRSTDLVASYENEKFAVILPNTNSQGAVYVSMLIQKKVNSLKINNTPFIENDFLTLAIGVATIFPSVKKTPKTLIHMVEKALNFEKIQRTTKL
- a CDS encoding protein adenylyltransferase SelO, translated to MTLAENPNQTNSSNSSNPLLSLNYESALESLGSDYYDEVVAEEFPQLILRWRNDAILPHLRLDPQVVKDEDFITAFGKFQGRKPFLALRYHGYQFGEYNSQLGDGRGFLYGQVRGIDGELYDFGTKGSGRTPYSRGGDGMLTLKGGVREVLAAEALHRLGVRTSRCLSMIETGLGLWRGDEPSPTRSSVMIRMSKSHIRFGTFERLHYLKRPDLTQKLLDHVIEQYYQNLKDENDKYALFYAELVKRVAELVAQWMAAGFCHAVLNTDNMSITGESFDYGPYAFIPTYDLYFTAAYFDYYRRYCYGQQPSICHLNLEMLQEPLKVIIDIGDLQSGLARFAEYYQAEYRNLMLKKLGFEDLQFAEADDLLELTIAFLKDSQIGYHQFFSDLARTFTIKWRDEPAFVMNDSEIVPTVGASTLFDNWCVLFHKVLNNFDPNQMEIISRNLAKYNPQANLLRPVIESIWEPIVQEDNWQPFYDLVHKFR
- a CDS encoding GNAT family N-acetyltransferase → MKSELPLITTNRLLLRVAIPEDIPQIIQYFTINKAYLTPFFPTWVDGFFTAEYWQYQIEQYHLELIHDCALRLFIYHQINPKEIIGVVNFSSFVRGAASFCNVGYSLAEAAQGYGYMTEALKAGTEYIFQELNFHRIMANYMPHNRRSGNVLKRLGFVIEGYARDYLLINGKWEDHMLTSLTNHNWKP
- the bioB gene encoding biotin synthase BioB; protein product: MVGIRYDWQQDEILAIYNTPFLELIYQAASVHRQFHNPKQIQVCKLISIKTGGCSEDCSYCAQSSRYKTEVKPEALLEKETVLKIAQKAKETGVSRVCMGAAWREVRDNSQFEEVLDMVKDVTSMGLEVCCTLGMLSANQAKRLEDAGLYAYNHNLDTSQEYYSTVITTRTYGDRLQTIDNVRQTNVTVCSGGILGLGESVADRVGMLYTLSNLQPHPESVPINILSQVPGTPLADQPEVPIWEVVRMIATARIIMPNSDVRLSAGRAKLSQVEQALCFMAGANSIFSSDDNKMLTVTTPCPDYDADREMLNLLGLEMRPPFQKQEKTPAAVTV
- the petL gene encoding cytochrome b6-f complex subunit PetL; its protein translation is MAVVEYIVFLGVFMGISVGLLFGLRSAKII
- the aroB gene encoding 3-dehydroquinate synthase, coding for MSSVIKVDIPEKSYEISVAPGSLDQLGEQMASLKLGKKVLLVSNPMIFKHYGERAIASLQNAGFEVVSYNLPPGERYKTLNSIQKIYDIALENRLERSSTMVALGGGVVGDMTGFAAATWLRGINVVQIPTSLLAMVDSAIGGKTGVNHPHGKNLIGAFHQPSLVLIDPEVLKTLPAREFRAGMAEVIKYGVIWDAELFTQLEASKHLDQLRYLKSDLINYILTHSCQGKAEVVSKDEKESGLRAILNYGHTIGHAVESLTNYRLLKHGEAVGIGMVAAGEIAVKLGLWQKADAERQNALIKKSGLPTQLPADLDIETIIDALQLDKKVKSGKVRFVLPTQIGEVKVTDEVPTDTIRQVLQEMAS